The Zhihengliuella sp. ISTPL4 genomic interval CGGCGGACAGGTCGGGCCGACGGTCTTCCCGCTGTTCGTCTCGGTGCTGCTCCTGGGGTCGGCGCTCGCCGTCGTCGTGAGCATCCTCCGCGGCCACCGCGGCGTGCCGGAGGAGGGGGAGGACGTCGATCAGAGCCTGCCCACCGACTGGCTGACGCTCGTGAAGATCGTGGCGCTCGTTGTCGCGCATCTGCTCCTCATCGAGCCGCTCGGCTGGGCGCCCGCGGCCGCGATCCTGTTCGGTGGCGTGGCCTGGGCCCTCGGTGCGCGGCGTTGGTGGATGGCGCTCGTCATCGGCGCGATCATCGCGCTGGTCGTGCAGGTCGTGTTCGGCGGTCTGCTCGGGCTGTCGCTCCCCTGGGGGGCGGCGCTCGGCTGGCTGGGAAGGATGTTCTGATGGACAGCTGGAGTCTGCTCCTCGAGGGATTCGCGACAGCGCTGCAGCCGCAGTACCTCGTGTTCGCCTTCTTCGGCGTGCTGATCGGCACCGCCGTGGGCGTCCTCCCCGGCATCGGGCCGGCGATGACCGTCGCCCTGCTCCTGCCGCTCACCTACACGCTGGAACCGGCCGCCGCCCTGATCACCTTCGCCGGGATCTACTACGGCGGGATGTACGGCGGGTCGACCACGAGCATCCTCCTGAACACGCCGGGGGAGTCGTCGTCGATCGTGACGGCGATCGAGGGCAACAAGATGGCCAAGCTCGGTCGCGGTGCGGCAGCACTCGCCACCGCGGCGCTCGGGTCGTTCGTCGCGGGGACTCTCGCCACGGTCGGCCTGACACTGCTCGCACCGGTGCTCGCGCAGTTCGCGGTGAACCTCGGGCCGGCCGACTACGTGGCCCTCATCGTCGTGGCCTTCGTGACGGTCGGCGCGCTCATGGGCTCCTCCGTCCCGCGCGGCCTGCTGTCTCTCGGCGTCGGCCTGTTCCTCGGCCTCGTCGGCACCGACTGGCTCTCGGGGCAGCAGCGCTACACGCTCGGCCTGCTTCCGCTGGCCGACGGCATCGACGTGGTGCTCGTGGCGGTCGGACTCTTCGCCGTCGGCGAGACGCTCTACGTCGCGGCCCGGCTGCGTCACGGCGCGATCGACGTGATCCCCGTCTCCCGAGGGTGGCGCAGCTGGATGACGAAGGACGACTGGCGCCGGTCCTGGAAGCCCTGGCTCCGCGGGACCGCCATCGGCTTCCCGATCGGCACGATCCCCGCCGGCGGTGCGGATGTCGCGACCTTCCTGTCCTACGCCACCGAGCGCAAGCTGTCCCGGCGCAAGGACCAGTTCGGCCGCGGAGCGATCGAAGGCGTGGCGGGCCCGGAGTCGGCGAACAACGCCGCCGCCGCCGGTGTGCTCGTGCCGCTGCTGACGCTCGGGCTGCCGACGACGGCGACCGCGGCGATCATCCTCACCGCTTTCCAGACCTACGGTCTGCAGCCCGGCCCGCAGCTGTTCACGGGACAGGCCGACCTCGTCTGGGCGCTGGTCGCGAGCCTCTACATCGGCAACGTGATCCTGCTCGTGCTGAACCTGCCGCTGGTGGGCATGTGGGTGAAGCTGCTGCAGATCCCGCGGCCGTACCTGTACGCGGGCATCCTCCTGTTCGCCGCCTTCGGGGCGTACGCGCTGAACTTCGCTGTCGTCGACATCCTGATCCTGCTCATCATCGGCGTCCTCGGCTACTTCCTGCGGCGGTACGGGTTCCCCGTCGCGCCGCTGGTGGTGGGCATGATCCTCGGGCCGATGGGGGAGGAGCAGCTGCGTCGCGCCCTGCAGCTCAGCCAGGGCGACCTGACGACGCTCATCGCGCAGCCGTTCTCGGCGGTCGCCTACGTCATCCTCGCGCTGCTCATCGCCGGCGGGCTGTGGCTGCGGCGCCGGCAGCGCCGCTACGAACAGGCGCTCACGGAGTCCATCGCGGTGCCCGTCAAAGCGGACTCGGAGGTCTGAGCCCGCTGGATTCGAGGAGGGGAGAGGCCGGGAGTAGGCTGATCCGGTGAGCGATGCGACGGTCCTGAAGCGCGGGCCTCGCGCCTACGCGACGTTCATCGGCATCGGCCTCCTCGCCGGCCTCCTCTCCGGTCTCTTCGGCGTCGGCGGCGGTACGGTCATCGTCCCGCTGCTGGTGCTCCTGCTCGCGTTCGACCAGCGGCTCGCGGCCGGAACCTCGCTGGCGGCGATCGTCCCGACGGCGACCGTCGGCGTCATCTCCTACGCCGCGTCGGGCTCCGTCGCCTGGATCCCGGCGCTGATCCTCGCCGCCGGCGCCGTGGTGGGCGCCCAGATCGGTACCCGCCTGCTCCCGCGGATCTCGCAGACCGCCCTCCGCTGGGGATTCGTCGGCTTCCTCGTCGTCGTGATCGTGAGCCTCTTCCTCGTGATCCCGTCGCGCGACGCCGTCTTCGAGCTCACCTGGCTCACCGGGGCCGCGCTCGTCGCGGTCGGCATCGGCACCGGCGTGCTCGCGGGCCTCATCGGCGTCGGCGGGGGCGTGATCGTCGTCCCCGTGCTGATGCTCGCTTTCGGGACGAGTGACCTCGTCGCGAAGGGCACCTCGCTGCTCATGATGATCCCCACCGCGATCTCCGGCACGGTGGGCAACCTCCGCAACCGCAACGTCGACCTCGTGGCCGCGCTGCTCATCGGCGTCTCAGCGTGCACGACCACGGCCCTCGGCGCCTGGCTGGCGACCATCGTCGACCCCACCGTCGGCAATCTCCTCTTCGCCGCGTATCTCGTGGTGATCGCCGTGCAGATGGCCATCAAGGCCGTCCGCGGGCGGCGCCGCAGCTGATCCGTCCGCGAGGATGAAGAGATCTTCATCCTCGCCTCATGTCCTCCTCATCCGTCCCGGGCACGATGGAGGCATGAGCACCGCACGACGCATCCTGATCCCCGGCGCACTGATCGCGGTGCCCGTGGCGTTCGCGATCGGGAGTGTCGCCCTGGCGCAGCTGCCGGCGTCGCCGCAGCTGCCGGACTCCCCGCTCACCGTCCAGCTCGCGACGCCCACTCCGACGCCGACGCCGACGCCGCCGCCCGCTCCCGCGGCGCCGGTCGTCCCCGCCCCCGCTCCGCCGCCCCCGCCGCCGGCTCCGGCTCCGGCGCCCGCGCCACCCGTGGACGACGATGACGACGATGACGGCGGCGACGATGACTGAGCCTTCCGCTCGCAGCGTCCCCGGCGCCCCGCTGCGCACGCTGCGCCGC includes:
- a CDS encoding sulfite exporter TauE/SafE family protein, with the translated sequence MSDATVLKRGPRAYATFIGIGLLAGLLSGLFGVGGGTVIVPLLVLLLAFDQRLAAGTSLAAIVPTATVGVISYAASGSVAWIPALILAAGAVVGAQIGTRLLPRISQTALRWGFVGFLVVVIVSLFLVIPSRDAVFELTWLTGAALVAVGIGTGVLAGLIGVGGGVIVVPVLMLAFGTSDLVAKGTSLLMMIPTAISGTVGNLRNRNVDLVAALLIGVSACTTTALGAWLATIVDPTVGNLLFAAYLVVIAVQMAIKAVRGRRRS
- a CDS encoding tripartite tricarboxylate transporter TctB family protein codes for the protein MTTGSSGPGEEVRTDARRSARLVASLPPGELVFALLMVALGVFAFAGVFTIHVPAGGQVGPTVFPLFVSVLLLGSALAVVVSILRGHRGVPEEGEDVDQSLPTDWLTLVKIVALVVAHLLLIEPLGWAPAAAILFGGVAWALGARRWWMALVIGAIIALVVQVVFGGLLGLSLPWGAALGWLGRMF
- a CDS encoding tripartite tricarboxylate transporter permease, producing the protein MDSWSLLLEGFATALQPQYLVFAFFGVLIGTAVGVLPGIGPAMTVALLLPLTYTLEPAAALITFAGIYYGGMYGGSTTSILLNTPGESSSIVTAIEGNKMAKLGRGAAALATAALGSFVAGTLATVGLTLLAPVLAQFAVNLGPADYVALIVVAFVTVGALMGSSVPRGLLSLGVGLFLGLVGTDWLSGQQRYTLGLLPLADGIDVVLVAVGLFAVGETLYVAARLRHGAIDVIPVSRGWRSWMTKDDWRRSWKPWLRGTAIGFPIGTIPAGGADVATFLSYATERKLSRRKDQFGRGAIEGVAGPESANNAAAAGVLVPLLTLGLPTTATAAIILTAFQTYGLQPGPQLFTGQADLVWALVASLYIGNVILLVLNLPLVGMWVKLLQIPRPYLYAGILLFAAFGAYALNFAVVDILILLIIGVLGYFLRRYGFPVAPLVVGMILGPMGEEQLRRALQLSQGDLTTLIAQPFSAVAYVILALLIAGGLWLRRRQRRYEQALTESIAVPVKADSEV